The sequence CCGGCTTATATTTTGATACTAAGTCAAATGTATTGGAGGTCTCTCTTTCTATCATCCAACATCCTCCTCTTACTTCATTATTTGTGGATTCAATTCAATGTAAACAACGGTCAAATCAGCTGATGTATAACGCATCTAGCTATGGTAATACACCTCTTTTGACTTTGATGATTCATGCTATTTATAAGAATTTACAACCTTAAAATTGAAAAGAAACTCCTACAATTATTTTAACATACCGAACATATTTTCGCTAGTTTTAGAATACCTTGCGTATACGCAATTTTTACTAATTTATATTTTATTTAACCTTTTGTTTGGGTCTATTTAGTTCGAATGAATAGTATGAGTATCCAGTTATCACAACTCGGATATGTCATATAACGTGACACAAAATGTTAGGAAATGATTTTTTTTTAACTTTCTCGTTGTGAATGACTTGTGTTTTAGCCTTTTTTTACTATATAATTATCCAATATGCAAATATAGGAGGTATTTTATGAAAAGGAAACACTTTATACTGTCATTCATTGTAATGATGGCAAGTCTACTGACATTTACCCTTGGGCAGAATGCTCAGGCTGAGGAAAAAACATATAATATAGGAACGGATTTGACTTTTGCTCCCTTTGAGTTCCAGGATTCTAAAGGAGAATATGTCGGAATCGATGTTGATTTGCTTCATGCAATCGCTGAAGATCAGGACTTTAAGGTAAATTTGAAGCCACTTGGGTTTGATAGTGCGATCCAAGCGGTACAATCAAAACAAGTTGACGGTATGATTGCCGGCATGAGTATTACAGATGAGCGTAAAAAATCTTTTGACTTCTCAGAATCTTATTTCGACAGTGGGCTTCAAATGGCAGTCAAAAAAGGCAATGACAAAATCAAAAATTACGAAGACTTAAAAGGAAAAACAGTCGCAGCGAAAGTCGGGACTGAAAGTGCCACTTTCTTAGAGAAAAATCAAGAAAAATACGGCTATACAATTAAAAATTTCGATGATGCTACCGGTCTTTATCAATCACTTGAGAATGGTGAAGCTGATGCAATTTTCGATGACTATCCTGTTTTAGGCTATGCCATAACAAATGGGCAAAAGCTTCAATTAGTCGGTAAAAAAGAAACGGGTAGCTCTTATGGTTTTGCCGTTAAAAAAGGCCAAAATAAAGAATTGATTGAAAAATTCAATGCTGGTTTAAAAGAATTAAAGAGTTCAGGGAAATATGAGGATATTGTAGGGAAATATATTTCTACTGGCTCTGAAACAACTACTACTGATTCTAAAATGGAAAAGATCCAACCTAAAAAAGATACGTATGTGATTGCTAGTGACTCTACATTTGCACCGTTTGAATTTCAAAATGCTGACGGTAAATACGAAGGAATCGATGTTGATTTAGTAGAACGCATCGCTGAGTTACAGGATTTTAATATCGAGTTTAAATTTATAGGATTTAGTTCTGCTGTTCAAGCCGTTGAATCTGGTCAAGCAGATGCTATGATTGCAGGAATGACGATCACAGATGAACGGGAAAAATCATTTGACTTCTCCACGCCTTACTTTAACAGCGGCATTCAAATTGCTGTCAAAAAAGGCAATGACAAAATTCACTCATATGAAGATTTAAAAGACAAAAAAGTTGGTGCTAAAATTGGGACTGAAAGTGCGGATTTCCTTGAAGCCAACAAAGATAAATATGGTTTTTCAATCAAATATTTAGATACAACAGATGCTTTGTACAGTGCTCTTGAAATTGGCGAGATCGATGCAATGATGGATGACTATCCTGTTATCGGTTACGGCGTTGCTCAAAAACAACCCTTAGCTACTCCGATTCCTCGTGAAGAAGGCGGAAAATATGCTTTTGCCGTTAAGAAAGGTAAAAACCCAGAGTTGGTCCAAATGTTCAATGAAGGTTTGGCTGAACTAAAACGAACTGGCGAATACGATGAAATCATCGGAAAATATGTTAAAGATGGTTCTTCAGAAAACAAAGTGGATGAATCAACATTTGTTGGTATGATCCAAAATAACTGGAAACGTCTATTGAGTGGCTTGTGGATGACCATTCAATTAACACTAATTTCATTTATTTTAGCTTTGATCGTCGGTGTGCTTTTCGGATTATTTAGCGCTTCTCCATCAAAAACATTGCGTGTGATTTCTACTATTTACGTTGATATCATTCGTGGTATTCCTTTAATGGTGCTTGCCTTCTTTATCTACTTTGGCTTACCAGGGATTTTAGGGTTCAATATTCCCGTTTTCCTTGCTGGAATCATTACATTAACGTTGAATGCGAGTGCTTATATTTCTGAAATCGTACGTGGCGGTATCAATGCTGTACCCGTTGGCCAAATGGAAGCTTCACGTAGTTTAGGTCTTTCATACAACCGTACGATGCAAAAAATCATTTTACCGCAAGCAATCAAAATTATGATTCCATCATTCGTTAATCAATTTGTTATTTCTTTAAAAGATACAACGATTCTATCTGCAATCGGCTTGATCGAGTTACTTCAAACAGGTAAAATCATCGTTGCTAGAAACTTACAAAGTACAATGGTTTACTTCGTAATTGCAATGATGTATTTGATTTTGATCACAGCCTTAACGAAATTAGCTAAAGTTTTGGAAAAGAAGGTGAAATAATATGGCTGAAAAAATTCTAGTAGAACATTTAGTAAAAAAATATGGTGATAATACCGTTCTTAATGATATCAATGTATCCATTCAAGAAGGCGATGTTGTTTGTGTTATTGGCCCTTCCGGTTCAGGTAAAAGTACCTTTCTTCGTTGTTTGAATCAACTTGAAGAAGCAACTAGCGGCGATATTATAATCGATGG is a genomic window of Enterococcus haemoperoxidus ATCC BAA-382 containing:
- a CDS encoding amino acid ABC transporter substrate-binding protein/permease, encoding MKRKHFILSFIVMMASLLTFTLGQNAQAEEKTYNIGTDLTFAPFEFQDSKGEYVGIDVDLLHAIAEDQDFKVNLKPLGFDSAIQAVQSKQVDGMIAGMSITDERKKSFDFSESYFDSGLQMAVKKGNDKIKNYEDLKGKTVAAKVGTESATFLEKNQEKYGYTIKNFDDATGLYQSLENGEADAIFDDYPVLGYAITNGQKLQLVGKKETGSSYGFAVKKGQNKELIEKFNAGLKELKSSGKYEDIVGKYISTGSETTTTDSKMEKIQPKKDTYVIASDSTFAPFEFQNADGKYEGIDVDLVERIAELQDFNIEFKFIGFSSAVQAVESGQADAMIAGMTITDEREKSFDFSTPYFNSGIQIAVKKGNDKIHSYEDLKDKKVGAKIGTESADFLEANKDKYGFSIKYLDTTDALYSALEIGEIDAMMDDYPVIGYGVAQKQPLATPIPREEGGKYAFAVKKGKNPELVQMFNEGLAELKRTGEYDEIIGKYVKDGSSENKVDESTFVGMIQNNWKRLLSGLWMTIQLTLISFILALIVGVLFGLFSASPSKTLRVISTIYVDIIRGIPLMVLAFFIYFGLPGILGFNIPVFLAGIITLTLNASAYISEIVRGGINAVPVGQMEASRSLGLSYNRTMQKIILPQAIKIMIPSFVNQFVISLKDTTILSAIGLIELLQTGKIIVARNLQSTMVYFVIAMMYLILITALTKLAKVLEKKVK